TCTAAATTCTGACAGGATCCTTGCCAATAGGCAGTGTCAGGTCCATGTAAAAGTCTTTGctcatcaaaaaagaaaaacgaaaaaaagGTTTCAAAAGCCAACACCAAAAGTGTTCTTCTAAAGTTAAGATTTTTATTGCAGTATCTACACAAAAAGAGGTTGTGGGATCGAGTCTTGAGCAGGCAACAATAACAACAAGTCCTGTGGATATAAAGGCAATACCATATTTGTTTAGACGGTGACGCCTTTACACAAAATTCAATCGCTAATAATGATGGTCGGACCACAGTTATATGCGGACTAGAATCAATTCTTACCTACTCCGATTCAGAAATCCACTTTCTCCCAAGAACTAGAGACTTTAAGGAAAAGAAAGATCAATTCTGCCCACAAACTGATTTCATCCATGTAAAAAGTAGTCAAAGATGTGTGCTGTTTTCAACTTTACTCTCAAGTATGATGGCTAATATATTACCTACTCTTCCTTAAAATTAACTTGGAGTCCAATGAAGGAAAACATAGGAATAACAAAGAAAATGGAAACAAGACCTAACTCTAAGTGATCTCAAATTTGATGAGCACACAGTATTATGCACAAAAGACCGAAGAAACAAATTTTATGCATACATGACTTCCGGATTTTGACAAAATTTTACTACCCGAACTTCTGATTTCACTCACctgagaaatatgtaagaaaTGCAAAGAAGTATATCCACACATCTTCAAAGCAATAGACTGACTATACAAGCTTCAAAAATTGTGAAAACATAGTGGCAAGCAACAAGAAGAACTGAAAAAACTTAAGAATGAACTGGAGACAACTATAGCATGCATAAGTATTCTGCAAGATAAGAGTAATAAAACTGAAATGACAGTGAATTCTGAGAACTAAACATTCTAATAAAGCAACAATTATTCGATGAGACACAATAGTAAACGTGGTATTATTATGCAGGCATTTGCGGAGAAATAAGTTTCCGGAATAAGGATCTTTACCTCATTAAGTTTGTTACTCGTACATTATGATGTAGATGACAAGCATGAATTTCACTTGTACAACTTACAAAACACACCCAAAAAATGAAAACAGCAACGGTCTTACGGTTTACAAGTTTTCGTACGTCTCATCCAGTACTTGAAATTGGACAAACATTACATAATTACTTTGCCGGGTTTAGAAGTTGCAGTTCTTTGATCATTCCCCTGGCCTAATTAAAATTACCGCACAATGCCAAGGAGTTCCCCGATTATCTGTATtaaaaatatccaacctttgctAGATATCTCAAGTAATGCGGTTTTTTACCAACATAACCCACcataaaatttattttatttacatACTAAAGCCAGAAAAAGAGTAAGAAGCTCACAGAGGAAGAATTGAGCTCCGGTTGTGGTTGTATCTCGGTATAAACAACTTCGCACCACTTGAGAAAGATCTCTTCATGGAAACAGGCCCGGTCTGCAATGATCTCCCTTTCGAAGAACTACCAATTAAACCCAAAACACTAGGATTCGAGCTTTTATTCTTGGGAACAATTGCCAATTCAGAATCCTTACTTCTAACCGGTTGCAACTCCGGACTCACTTCTAATTCCACACGAAATGAATTACCCATAGAGAAGCAAAACATTGACGAGAAATCCATTGAAACAGACCTCCTAACCGGCTGTATCGCATTCTCAAGAGGCCCCTGATTCTCACCCAAGTCACTTACAACTCTAATTTCAGAATTGGGAACAGCAGAATCTTCACCTTCCTTTACCAAATCTATATCCCTTCTCACTTCCTGCAACTCTATCTcatcttcaattccaatcctTGCTTCACTAACTACACTATCCTCTCTCTCTCCCGTCTCCACTCCACTACCAATCTCCGGAATCTCAATCCGAGTTTCCTCCACAACATCCAGTTCCTCTTCCAGAATCGGCACAATAGCATTTGACACACCCACAGCTGGGTTCGATACAATCGGCGCACGACATAACGGACAATTCTTATGATTCCTTAACCAAGTATCAATACAAGGAAGATGAAAAGCATGACTACACTTTGGCAAAAGACGAAGAGTCTCGCCTTCATCGAATTCACTCAAACACACAGAACAATCAGTTCCTTCAACCAAACCTTCCCCTTTCTTATATTTACAAACACTAATTGCATTTATAATAGCTTGTTCTAGACCAACAGTAGTAATATACCAAATTGGATGATCAATTAAAGGTCCGTGATTCTCATCCATAAATTCTGCAAGCATATTATTATCATCATCTGGGTTTTGATCTTGTGGTGGTGtgtttctcctcctcctccttctatTTTTCATCCAACAACACTTGACTATGAGTAAAATCGTGTAAAAACTCATCACAAGAAAGAAACTACCAAGTATTGCAATCAAAGCAATCAGAAAAGGTGATAAAAGAAGACTagtaggtggtggcggtggtggtggtggtggtggtggtggtggaaagatGAAAGAAGGGAGTGGAGGCATATCACTAACATATTCATCAAAAGATGGGTAACCTGGAGGTGGATGATAACATTCAATTGGACAATAATATAGAAAACAATCCTTACAAAGAtctattggattaaacagaaatCTTCTATTATTCAAACCCATATCTGTAAATACAACAGAGAAATGATCAAGAACTTAcctgaaactctgtttctgagaGATTGAAGAAATTACAGAGGAAACTGAGAAAAAGGTTTGTCTGAAACATGTTTCTGTGAAAAAACTCATGGGTTTGAGTTTGGTGAAAGGATCATTAAAGAATTGAGGAGGAGGAAGATCAAATCTCCCTTTCAGCCAAGTGAAACTCAAGACTTTTACTTGTTCTCTTTAGTCAATAATAAGAAGTGTTAAAATTCCAATGTGTACACGTAATTGGATCCTGGCTGTTGAAAGTTTTGTAAAGGGGGGGATCTGATGGTTGTGAAGGCTGAGAAATGGATTACACGTACGTTATTGGTTAGATTAGTATTGGATACTATGGGAGGTTTAAGAAGAGTAGATTAGATTAGGTGTATCTAATCAAGGACTTTTTGATGGTGTGGTTTAAGGTATTGGGACAATTTTTTGGTAGGTATCCGTCCATTCGAGAAAATTACAAGAGTAAATTAATATAGTCCCTTTTTAAGGTATTATATGCACTGATTAAAATGTTAAACGGAATGTAAGTTTCTGTATACCGAGGAAAAAAATGTCCCGCTTCAACTAAGGGTACAGAACGGTTTGGCTTTGGTCACGGATAACTCGATGATATGTGTAAGcttttcacataacatgattagTCTATATGTACAACCTAGGCCAAGACGCGTTTTAGTGAGTAATGGCCATTGGAAATTTTCTTAAAATTGATCCATCAATCACTTCTAAGATCATAATTGTAGCGGGGAATTGAGCTCAAAAGTCTTTGAGAAGGAACCAAGTCTCAATCGTCTTTTGCCCTTCTTTTTTTCCTGACACCACTTGTTACCAAGTTTGAGTGGATATGAGTCATATGACAGCAAAACTAACTCAATAAAGTCCTTTCACCCTTGGATATGCAATTCTTTCATGGGTAGCTATCTAATAAAAAGATTATCATAAAAATAAGCTAATAACCCGTTTGGCTGGTATAAGAAACATAAATCAGAAGTGAAATATTCTTGTAAGGGTTTTTTATTTCTAAAAGTTATTCTTAAGTTATATATCCAAACTAGTTTCCGACTCTTTTGCTTCCGGAAGTTAAAAAGCAACTTCCAAAATGGTATTTAAACAACTTATAAAACTTTTGAGTTTTGGATAGAAAGTTATAAGGTCTTGTATGTTTAAGCTTGATTGCAGAATGACATTGGACTTGGTCAGCATTAACCCTATCACAAATTCCCCGATAAAAGTTCACTCGTTTGTTGTAACTTGGAAGAGAATGTTTTATGTAGTTTTTGAAGACATCCacatattttctttagtttggcttttttattttaattttttttcagtgTTTTAACGTTGGTGACACTAATGAAATTTCCCCTTTTTGGCTAATAAAAAAAGAAGTATTTTCTTTAGTTAATCTGGACTTAATTGGTTAACGTCTCGTAGTTAGTTAATCTGGACTTAAAAAGTTAAATCCCATGAATAGCCAAGTAACATGACTATTGGGAATCCTAAAATGGTTAATGGTAACAAAACAAACTTGAGTAAAGAGAGAGGCTTAAATGAACAAAATCTTTTATGTGACTCGAAatacatctttttctttttctttttaataagaaAAGAAGCTTCATTGAAGACTTGGATAATAATTACATCCGGTTCCTCTCAGATGAGAGATTTAagacatacaaaaaaaaaaaaaattgataaccaACATTGATTAAGTCTACTAGATCTAGTCTTCTTTGTCGGAtctattttattagattgtttgtgaggaaaataatattttcaGAAATGAAAATCGGATGATAAGTTCTTACGGTCTTGAATCACCGTAGTGTTTGTCCATCTGACACTGGTAACACTGCGATTTATTGCCTTTACTACATTTAAACAATCATCCTGCAAGTGTAATTTTTCAATTGCTAATGTTTTAGCCCATTTTACATCCTCCAATGTTGTCAACACCTCAGCTTGTTCCTCATCTTGCGATATCCCAGAGATTGACTTAGCTCCTAAACATTTTCCCGCATTAGAAAACATTATCGAAGCAATACCCATAAACTTAGTTTCTTTGATAAAgaggcatcaaagttcaatttgtTATAACTACTCTGGAAGTTATCAAGGACTCGGAATACATCCCTTACAAAAATATGTCCCGTGATGAAAAGTCTACGATGTCACACTAAATTCATCTCCAGATTTGCAAAATATACatattaatcctttttttttctgaaCCAAAAATATGCAATATAATTCATACCAATATGCAAAGTTTTTACTACGGTAGAAATTCGTAAAATTAATCCGCGATGAATTAACAACTTCtctaaaggaatattttttgtCAGTCCCGACTTGTGCTAGTGTACTAAATTAATAACCCtgctaaatttataagataataaaaaatttaagtAATAAgctatatataaattaataagcaATGTAATACCACTACATTACTATTACATTGCGGTGATTTATTATAGGAATACGAGTTTTTCTTTGTTGTTCACATTTATACAAcatttcatctctaattttttgTAGGTCATTGAGAAGTAGTGAAGTGATTTTGTTGTGTCGGTCTTCTAGTTTTCAATTTTAACATCAAAGTATATACATTTACACACGAAATATAGGATATATTATCTTCTATTATGCCATAAAATAATTTACATTGAAAAAAACCTATAGATATTTATTTTTATAGGAACATGAGCACAAATATTTTGGAAATACAAATAAAAGTTTGGTATATTTCGATATATTAATAACATATTAAATTTAttaataaattaatattttgCTAAATTGATAGAATTGAGCGGTGCCAAAACGGTTAATTTGTCGTAGTTTTACGGTATATTGAAAACCTTATCTAttaggttttgttccttcttcaCAATTAAAATTTCTTATTGTGTTTTGGATATTTTTCACTTTAACTAGGTTTTGGAttgaaaaatttaaaagaaaaacgtTATCAATCCACATACTTATGTCTGAAAAAGATACATTTTATTCGTTTATAACTAATGAAACAAACATCAGGGATAACAACATagaatcctaataattttaaatagAGCAGACAAAAAAAGATAATATTAACCGATCGAAAAGAACAACAAACAAAATAATACTATGTTCTTACACTACAATTTATATAGAAAAACAAACAAGATAATACTACGTTCTTATATAGAAAACAATCAAGATAATACTACGTCCTTCCATCAACCTAATATCCCAACCAAATTTATAAAACAACTTATGGAAGCAGATCCACACACTTACATGTAACATCAAAGTGTGATTTTTCTTCTAAATCCCCCACAAGTACTGGAATATGGTCTTCATCAGTCTCATGAATCTATCAAACCATAGCCAAGTTCGTTGTAAAAGTTCAACAAAAAAAACCTTGTAGATATCTCATCTACAAACCAGTTGAGTCTCTATGGAAGACATAACATATGAATAGAAGTTGTATTCCAAGTAAACATAATACACCAATGCTTTATCATTAACATCTATAAAATCAGCAACAGCTTCAATCGATGACTTCACCAACAACGTTAGgagatattcttttttttttgaacttatcCCCTATTTTGTAAAAATAAATACATAGCTTCCAAGCAAGTCAGAGACAACTATGTGTAGAGgattatgaagaaaaaaacaaaattaaaaatacattttggatttttttttcaaaagctcTGAACATGTCAACCGAAAATTGTATTGAACTTATGAAACCACAAATAATAACTAACAAGTTTGAGAAATTAAAACTGTGAAAAAATTTGAAAGTTTCTTAgataagtagaagaagaagaaaaaaaaatgcaacaTAAGAATTCGACCCGATTGGTAAAAAATGAACTTTTCGTTTGGGGATTTGAATTAATTTTTTGTAAaactttttcatatttatcttAAAATCTAAACCGattttctttattgttttctCTTTCTAATAAGCAAGAATCCCTAAAACATACAGTGAATTTATCAACAAGATGAAAGGTAAACCTCATTGACTTTGTCTATTAAAGTCTAACGAGTTTTCAGAGTGTTGACCAAACAAGTCCTAAAGTCAATCTTTTAGAGTTAGTCTTTTGCACAATGGAAATGATTTCTACAACTGACTAACATTTTTTGGAGGGCATGTAAAATCTTCAATGAACATAACTAAGACAGATTGAAGCTCGCTGGACtagatatttcatcataaataaattttcTAGTTAGCAAGAAACGGTTTTACATATACAAAATTTCGATAGCTAATGTAATTGCATATCAACTAAAACAGTAAAATGTACCCTAATCTAAATTAGTCAATATTTTGACAAATTAAAATACTACACTTTTAAAAATAAAGTTTTTCCTTTATTGTTGTTCTTTATATCAAATATGGCTCATTGAAGTTTTTAACATAATTATAAATtgaaaacaattgatttaaaCTTTAAGAGGAATTATTGAATTCCCAAAGCAATTACAAGCTTTAGCATAAACATAAGATGGATTAATAAGATCCACCTTTAATGAGTTTTAGTGTACTAGTTATAGTTATGATTTCTGTCGTTGTAAGTttcgttgttgttcttcaaagttgtttctcaaagttgcaaAGCATGTTGTCAGTTTTTGGCTTTCTTCTGGGCCCATCTAATTTCGCACTTTCACAAGCACACTTTGATGTTTAAATGGAAAGTGTGGCCCCAAAAATGCTGTGGCCATATTTTTTGTGTGGTCTATTTGGTGCCGGGACCGCCATGTATAATGTATTGATAAAATTTGAGGACTAGTCCAGATAAATTTCGGTTGATGCAAATTTACGGATGAATCTAAAATATCCTTCATGTTCCAAAATGTCACATCGTGCCTAAGTATTCTATGTGACCTTAAATTTCCAACTTTAACTCAAAATCTGGATCGTCTCCCAAATCTTCTCAGAAACCCAATCGTATCTCGTTGGTAAAAAAACTAACCTATGAAAAAGATTACTCCCTTTAATATTTTGTATGGTAACAGTCTTAACTCCACCACTTGACTTAGCCCCTATGCAATCGTGCTCACAAGAATTTGTTGAAACCCAATAAACCTGATTATATATGAGAAAATATTTGACCAACTCGTGATTCATACACGAAGTGGGAGGTAAGAGACGATAGACAATAACCTCCATACTGGAGCATGTCATATCTTTTTTGAAGTACAAAAAAGTTGTTAATCATCATTGTGGATTGGTTGAATTTAACGTTTTCTACTTCATTTGGGGTGATAATAGTTGAAAATAGTCTGATGCACGTTGTACTGGTAACTGCGCGTAATAAATCCATTGACAATCCTATTTAGATAAGCCAATTTTCGAGGTTAGTCATGCTTGTGAATCTCTAATATGAAGGTAATAGAGAAGGTCATTTATGACAAGTTTAATATGACCACACCTATTCCACGTCACCGATTAGATATCTAATATTAGACTTACACGCTAAATGACATATTAAGAATAGTTCCACATTATATAAATGAAatgcggggtaccaaaatataccaccaattttttcttagATAACTTGTATGGATTAAACTCaattacaattccgagagttgCAACTTAATGAATCTAAATCAGGAATTATAAGAAgatcttatatctctttctctcataatcataatgtaaacagagacaagtccgtgaacctgattattatgtgagaGTATTTGGACGAtttcaaagatcaatatccaagatcaatcaagtcgtatctaaCAAACAAGTATGGATAATCTACTTTgagatttacgtacaacctgttatatttcaattataaagataaaaaatataatgcagaaaaaatatataacacagacaccagaaattgtgttaacgaggaaaccgcacatgcagaaaacccctgggaccctgtccagatttgaataccaaactgtattaagccgctacatatagacactagcctactatcagaacttcagactggaatgtagttgagaccgaatctaccgtcacagaaattcagttacagtcgcgatccttacgcctcttgaatcccaacagaaatccgcataattgattcccttatttgacgtcctttacatcctaagaggtccttcaactcaattgaagacttaatTTAAACCAATCCATCTCTCACAGATaatcctatatgtgatttccgttctgatcaaagatcaaggtgaaataGGAAATCGATTGCGATAGACAAAGTCTAACAAATCTCAAAATCCGGTCGTATGACCccagaagagcagcctagattgtTATTCACCTCATAAGTAGATACTTGAGGAATCATaaattctgagacgaagaaactttgtgatttctatctatcttgcctgttGGAGCAAATGACCCAACAatcaaagcaagatcaggatacacgaacaatcaagataaagatagttggacctagcttcacgaatccctaggtgaagtatttttagtcgtTAAACCTAAAAAtgtttaaaggagaggacgactctagtttacaactaggacacacaagaatagtgtctgGGATTCAAAGATCTCAGTTGTTTGagtttctccttatatagactttcaaggtcaaggtggatttaagctaaggtatagctttggaatcaagcaatcaataatcaccgttaaatgaaaaacttgacttgaaattaacataatagaatatacattctggttaggatgaaccgtaaccgaaccgtgtacaatgagtTGTTCATGAaaagttagccgaaactagccagtcGAACAATaagtttaaccattttcatataatactttaagactttaatcttgagtcacacatGTGATTAAACATGTCTAAATattgtttttagagagttgttcaaatgccgattatctcatagaaataattctgatgcatctgaaaatattcgacattgtaagtatgtgtacttggtacatgtACTCTATTCCTGTTCGtgactatttttgtcatggtacgtgtaccgggatTGTATACCCTTAACGCAAAAATGTGTTCAGAAATCCACaaatcttttccggtttgcatactaggtatgcacacCTTCCTGGTTTACGAGTCAACATaacttttatggtatggatacgagtatgcgtaccaaaaagtcgctTCCGAACTTTAGATATCCCAGTACGTGTACTGGGTCTATGTATTGCGGCTCCGGACTTATAATAGttgtcccagtatgtgaactggtatgcatattttCTTGTATCTAGACTTAcaatagttttatatctctctaataatcaattcgaaATATTTCCGAATAATATCAGTGACagatatcattgttccaggctattttcaaatgattaaatcttgaatcataatttaggtcataaataataaattgttcttaaccaagttcatcaagtatgagcaaatgttcttaagcttagtcagcatatttcgagaatgattatcaagataaacttgactcgaaattcctATTATGCAAGTAATATTTAgtttagtcatgcgacattgcCTCATAGATATAAAGTggaaacttgagtaataggtggttcaatcttcacttaccttttgttgaagaagttctccaaaagattCGATTGATattctccttcaaacggtagaacacagtgATCTCTGGtattcaactacacacttttatcctaatccgagacttgactaaatgtagactagaatcaagatatagttttgatcaactaaatttgacaataaggcttaagatagcaacacttgtgagttcgaccgagcaatgctctaacaataaataACTGCTACACGCCCAATTCAAAGCTTTCATTTTTTTGGGGTCATGACCAGCAATATCCCGTGGTTCAATGAATCAATTTTACTCACAAGTACTCAACCCTACACAATTGCATCAAAGTATGTACATGCCTTTGTGTTTAGGAATTTTAGCAACATAAGTCTATCCCTTTTTTCTCTATCTCTCATTGTGTCTCATGCCTCATTAGAATTTTGTGATGCATCAATCCAATTGACAATACTCAAAAAATAAACACTATAATGAACATAAAGATATAATGCAACACATATACTGCGTCAAAGGAAAGTTACAATACTTGTTCATCGCATGGACTAAAAAGGCCATTACTCTCTTAATTAGTGATGTCTCAATCTCTCAAACATGAAACTACATTTCTGCCAACTCTCTTTTCTTTCAATGGTTCTTCTCCAAATTGAGCAACCATGAACTTATTAATCTCTAGCCTATTTATACTTGTTAGGATCACTCCAACAAGTCTACGCATGCCTATGAACAGTCATTTGTCCATAGAAAATTTTCCTTACTGCCAATTGTGTTTTTCAACTTCCATCTTTTGTGATGTACGCCAATGATGATACACCTACATTTGGTGGTCGAGAGTACCAAACAAAAGTTATAGAGCCATTTTATAACCGTTCCAATCCATCCCCTGCTCTACAATGTGCGTGATGCGCACAGCCAATTCGTAACCGCTTGCATAAGCCAATACAGTGCCATGCTGCACCACAACAGTCTTGGCCATACCTTCTACTCCGTCGGACGTTAACACTTGGGTAAATTAATTCATGCCACTGATCACATCTACTGATGATATTTGGCTCTGCTGCACCTTccatatgcatcacttgcattctTTTGGTCGAGTAACTGATTATGATAGCGTGTTTGAAAACGCCGCTGATGTACTTGCATTTCCCAAGCCTTAGCCAAGCCTTAGGCCAATGCATAGGCCATCTCATGACTTATATCTCCTTAATCCCTTGAGTTGGGCCAACTGTGAATTCTTGGATATGCATCATTTTAACATCAATGTTGCATATGCCAATGGCCTTCCTTGTTTTAGCTTGAAGTCGCTACATCATCCGGTAATGTAGCTTCATTTGCTATAGGCCGCGGTCATAATAACCTACTactaagagcaagggctatgtGGGTTGAGAGTCTCCttcaaaatgaaagagttggtcaaatttgatcaaattaggttcTACTATGGATAGAGGGAAACCCACTTTCATCCCAAACTCAATCACCTTCTCCTTCATATGAAAGAGTGAGTGAAAGTCTTTCCTATACGACCAACTATTTGCCGTTTGAAATAAATATTGAAAAAACCGCAAACTATTAGCCGTTTGGTAAAAGTTGGAGTTTACACGGCGTACGTTTAGCCGTTTGTGAAGAAAATTTCGTCATAAATCTGCTTCAAAGAAAAAGTAGGTAAGAGGCATTGTAATGTAGGTGTAGGTAAGAGGCATTGTAATGTACAGATACTCACTTTAACAATGCACGTGTGACAATGTGATATAGTAGGCCCATTCCCTAACCCTAACTTTTTATATAAGCTaatcatatccatccattttatGCTAAAATACAGCATACCTGTATACTGCTCAACACCTAATATCTCTTGTGAAAATCTCATTTTTCCAACGGCATATTTTTTTGCCGTATAGTGTGTTTATCCTCACTATCCCACGGTGAAATTTTCACTCAATCACTTAGCCTCTCGTTGGTTTTGAAAGGGTTGCTCTAAATGGGCTTTTAAAACTAGACGGGCTTCTAGATGGTCCACGTTAGAAAGTAGAAACTGATTTTGATAGGCCCACCATCTGGACAGTTAAGTGGTGGCTTTCGGAATTCGGACTAGCATGTGTCAAAATTATTAGTTAAACTATCATGGGAGATCGTCATACTCGCAAACCCCATTCGTCTCTCTATTGGATcatttaagaaaaaattaattcatcTACTAATTAGGATAAGAGCTTATCTCCGATGGCTATATACGTGATATTTCAAACTCAAATTgccattaaaaataagaaaatgtgCAGTTGGATTTCAACCACTGCGATTGCATGACCCTGTCGcttgattttatatatatatatatatatatatatatatatataacgaaacttgttttgacgcatactgaattttttttgaggcatactaaataatgccaaaataggatcatttaagggtgcacaggaaccgagccggaccgacggaccgtcccggaaccggtggaatcGTACCTGTTTTTGTCCCTAACCGAGGAAGGGGTATAGATATCGGtccaaaaataggaaccgaggctagggaggtacaggtactcggccctaCCCATATCCCGTGCCGAACTGTACCGAGTGTACCAATCATTTGTGATCGTTAGATTTCTATCTAATCTAACGATGGAAGATATCTAGTATATATAGGAATGAAGTTAGGGTTAGAAACAGAAgtgattcattttctttttccttcttcttcttcgccgCTCTCCTGTCCTGAGTCTCCTCCTCCATCACTGTGTTCATAAGAACATACGTTAAACAACACCAAATCCATCACTGTTTGTTTGATTAATTCAATAAGTTAACTAGAAGTCTATAACAAGTAACCAAAATttctttgattatgattattattgtgaatctgtgatgtttttattatttttttttaattttgattttgattattatCTTCCTTTTGTGTGTGTGTTCAGTTAAATTTAGACTGAGGAGTGAATTGGGTACCCGAAATCTCGATCTATTTGTTCTGATTCATGAATACAATGATTAGAACATgtttcttatttcttttgttaTATGTCAAATGTAAAGTTAATTACTGTACTGTTAAGAAAAATGAAGTAATTCAAAGGTTAATCATCCCACTAAACTGGGTATAATTTGTTTAACTAAAATACTACTTGAGGTGCCGATTTTGCAATTCTGTTTTCTACTACA
This is a stretch of genomic DNA from Papaver somniferum cultivar HN1 chromosome 1, ASM357369v1, whole genome shotgun sequence. It encodes these proteins:
- the LOC113311777 gene encoding RING-H2 finger protein ATL54-like isoform X2 — encoded protein: MSFFTETCFRQTFFSVSSVISSISQKQSFRRRRRRNTPPQDQNPDDDNNMLAEFMDENHGPLIDHPIWYITTVGLEQAIINAISVCKYKKGEGLVEGTDCSVCLSEFDEGETLRLLPKCSHAFHLPCIDTWLRNHKNCPLCRAPIVSNPAVGVSNAIVPILEEELDVVEETRIEIPEIGSGVETGEREDSVVSEARIGIEDEIELQEVRRDIDLVKEGEDSAVPNSEIRVVSDLGENQGPLENAIQPVRRSVSMDFSSMFCFSMGNSFRVELEVSPELQPVRSKDSELAIVPKNKSSNPSVLGLIGSSSKGRSLQTGPVSMKRSFSSGAKLFIPRYNHNRSSILPL
- the LOC113311777 gene encoding RING-H2 finger protein ATL54-like isoform X1; this encodes MGLNNRRFLFNPIDLCKDCFLYYCPIECYHPPPGYPSFDEYVSDMPPLPSFIFPPPPPPPPPPPPPTSLLLSPFLIALIAILGSFFLVMSFYTILLIVKCCWMKNRRRRRRNTPPQDQNPDDDNNMLAEFMDENHGPLIDHPIWYITTVGLEQAIINAISVCKYKKGEGLVEGTDCSVCLSEFDEGETLRLLPKCSHAFHLPCIDTWLRNHKNCPLCRAPIVSNPAVGVSNAIVPILEEELDVVEETRIEIPEIGSGVETGEREDSVVSEARIGIEDEIELQEVRRDIDLVKEGEDSAVPNSEIRVVSDLGENQGPLENAIQPVRRSVSMDFSSMFCFSMGNSFRVELEVSPELQPVRSKDSELAIVPKNKSSNPSVLGLIGSSSKGRSLQTGPVSMKRSFSSGAKLFIPRYNHNRSSILPL